The following proteins are encoded in a genomic region of Planococcus lenghuensis:
- a CDS encoding nucleotidyltransferase domain-containing protein: MRTDLSNWKLLAITEIYELFSETPVHWGITGGLALDMHLGRKSRYHRDIDVVIYRNDQQIIYQLLKNEWTLYKAKDGKLSLWGEGDFLNTVNDIWVSKDNHSPWSFQIMLMNCEYDKWIYRREKTIKIPKVELFSHTEKNFPYLKLAIQLLYKGGSSHSTSSSARM, translated from the coding sequence TTGAGAACCGATCTCAGTAATTGGAAACTGTTAGCGATTACGGAAATATATGAGTTGTTTTCTGAGACACCTGTTCACTGGGGGATTACAGGTGGATTGGCATTGGATATGCATTTAGGGAGAAAAAGCCGCTACCATAGAGATATAGATGTTGTCATATATCGGAACGACCAGCAAATAATCTACCAATTATTGAAAAATGAATGGACTTTGTACAAAGCAAAAGATGGAAAGCTCTCGCTTTGGGGAGAAGGAGACTTTTTGAATACGGTCAATGATATATGGGTCAGCAAGGATAATCATTCTCCTTGGTCATTTCAAATTATGCTGATGAATTGTGAGTATGATAAATGGATTTATCGGCGTGAAAAGACAATTAAAATTCCAAAAGTCGAATTATTTTCTCATACCGAAAAAAACTTCCCTTACTTAAAACTAGCAATTCAACTTCTTTATAAAGGCGGCTCTTCCCATTCAACGTCTTCTTCGGCTCGAATGTAG
- a CDS encoding SDR family NAD(P)-dependent oxidoreductase, whose product MLKSFSLEGKTAIVTGAGRGIGKAIALAFAEAGANLLLVARTEEQLVEVQKEIGNGRTHYAAADITDREQVKKAVGKALGEFGAIDILVNNAGMNIRSKADEATDAEWQTIMTTNAQSVFIFSQEAVKHMHAGGSVLNVSSVAGVTALKTGVVYAASKAAIIQMTKVMAMEWGERNIRVNSIGPWYFKTPLTEPLLDDEEYLNAIKAVTPLKRVGELPEIASPAVFLSSDAASYITGQTLFVDGGMTIHGFS is encoded by the coding sequence ATGCTGAAATCATTCAGTCTTGAAGGCAAGACCGCAATCGTGACCGGAGCGGGAAGAGGGATCGGCAAAGCGATCGCACTGGCGTTCGCGGAAGCTGGCGCCAATCTGCTTTTAGTCGCGCGGACAGAAGAACAGCTGGTCGAAGTGCAGAAGGAAATCGGCAACGGACGGACCCATTATGCAGCCGCCGATATTACAGACCGGGAACAAGTGAAAAAAGCGGTGGGTAAAGCGCTTGGGGAATTCGGCGCAATTGATATTCTTGTCAATAATGCCGGGATGAACATCCGGTCAAAAGCCGATGAAGCAACCGATGCGGAATGGCAGACCATTATGACGACCAATGCGCAAAGTGTGTTCATATTTTCGCAGGAAGCAGTGAAGCATATGCATGCCGGTGGCTCTGTCCTGAACGTGTCATCTGTCGCCGGAGTAACGGCATTGAAGACCGGGGTCGTCTATGCCGCTTCAAAAGCTGCCATCATCCAGATGACGAAGGTGATGGCGATGGAATGGGGCGAGCGGAACATCCGGGTGAACTCCATTGGCCCATGGTATTTCAAAACGCCGCTCACAGAGCCACTGCTTGATGATGAAGAATATTTAAATGCAATCAAGGCAGTCACGCCGTTGAAACGGGTCGGTGAATTGCCGGAAATAGCGTCACCTGCTGTATTTCTATCATCTGATGCGGCAAGTTACATAACCGGACAGACCTTGTTTGTTGATGGCGGCATGACGATCCATGGGTTTTCCTGA
- a CDS encoding DDE-type integrase/transposase/recombinase: protein MARTKAEELATHRFQMIAPLLNEKLDAQELQKLRRQICERHGLSERTIRRYVAQFKKEGFEGLKQKPYRSVPRELQDHVVEQAILLRREVPSRSIASIIQILEWDGVVAKGELKRSTLQERLSKQGYSARQMKMYHETSGAVRRFQKRRRNALWHSDIKYGPYLPIGPNGTKKQVYMVAFLDDATRFPLHVAFYPMLDARCVEDAFRESIRKHGVPESVYFDNGKQYRTKWMARTCSKLGTRLLYARPYSPESTGKVERFNRTFDEFLQEVRLEEPKTVDELNGWLDVWVKERYAHKPHSALDGKTPFEAFRNESTQLRSVSAEELAHAFLHAETRKVDKSGCISFQDRKYEVGLNFVGCKVEITFDPQDTRELTVDYPGYDSWKAREMVITEKTGKRPALPEKMTKEPAGSSRLLQGAKKVNADRKAAAVTPSVPAVSFRHIGKGGAEHV from the coding sequence GTGGCAAGGACAAAAGCGGAAGAACTCGCAACCCATCGGTTTCAGATGATTGCGCCTCTATTGAATGAAAAGTTGGATGCCCAGGAACTGCAAAAGCTCCGCCGGCAAATCTGTGAGCGGCACGGCCTCTCCGAACGCACCATCCGACGCTACGTCGCGCAGTTCAAGAAGGAAGGCTTTGAAGGGCTGAAGCAGAAACCATACCGTTCGGTTCCCCGGGAGCTTCAAGATCACGTGGTGGAGCAGGCAATCCTCCTGAGACGAGAGGTTCCGAGCCGGAGCATCGCCTCGATTATCCAGATTCTTGAGTGGGACGGTGTCGTCGCAAAAGGCGAATTGAAGCGCAGCACGTTACAGGAACGCCTGTCAAAACAAGGGTATAGCGCCCGTCAGATGAAAATGTATCATGAGACATCGGGCGCCGTGCGGCGATTTCAGAAACGCCGTCGGAATGCCCTCTGGCATTCGGATATCAAATACGGACCCTACCTGCCGATCGGGCCAAACGGGACGAAGAAACAGGTCTACATGGTGGCGTTCCTGGATGATGCGACCCGCTTCCCGCTCCATGTGGCATTCTATCCGATGTTGGATGCGCGCTGCGTGGAAGATGCATTTCGTGAATCCATCCGGAAGCATGGGGTACCGGAGAGCGTCTACTTCGACAACGGCAAGCAATATCGCACCAAATGGATGGCGCGAACCTGTTCCAAGCTCGGCACACGGCTTTTATATGCCCGCCCCTATTCACCAGAATCGACCGGCAAGGTCGAGCGGTTCAATCGAACCTTTGACGAGTTCCTGCAGGAAGTGCGACTCGAAGAACCGAAGACCGTCGATGAACTGAACGGCTGGTTGGATGTCTGGGTGAAAGAGCGCTACGCCCACAAACCACACAGCGCACTGGACGGCAAGACGCCATTTGAAGCGTTTCGCAACGAATCGACCCAGCTCCGTTCGGTCTCAGCCGAAGAGCTGGCCCATGCCTTCCTGCATGCGGAGACGCGGAAAGTCGATAAATCGGGCTGCATCAGTTTCCAGGACCGCAAATATGAAGTCGGTCTCAACTTTGTCGGCTGCAAGGTGGAAATTACGTTTGATCCGCAGGACACCCGCGAACTGACCGTCGACTATCCAGGTTATGATAGCTGGAAAGCGCGGGAAATGGTCATCACCGAGAAGACTGGGAAGCGACCAGCGCTACCGGAAAAGATGACGAAAGAACCTGCCGGTTCATCTCGCCTCCTGCAAGGGGCCAAAAAAGTGAACGCGGACCGCAAGGCAGCTGCCGTGACACCGAGTGTGCCGGCCGTGAGCTTCCGTCACATCGGAAAAGGGGGTGCGGAACATGTTTGA
- a CDS encoding DUF6431 domain-containing protein — protein sequence MRCAEKVPCPCCSHTAYKVIGSRERKVREDSGESRTFIIRRLRCRGCEKIHHELPDVIVPYKRYGADVIEEATRPTGHLTVAADESTLYRWRYWFFDLIDYWLFILQSLFIQFRENETSAIDLSSRKLPAHERIGQWFGAEGGWLAKIVRPVANHHFWIHTRSAFLSNSP from the coding sequence ATTAGGTGTGCAGAAAAGGTTCCTTGTCCCTGTTGCAGTCATACAGCGTACAAGGTCATTGGCTCCAGAGAACGGAAAGTAAGAGAAGACAGCGGTGAATCCCGTACATTCATCATTAGACGGTTGCGCTGCAGGGGATGTGAAAAGATCCATCATGAATTACCGGATGTGATTGTGCCCTATAAACGATACGGTGCGGATGTCATCGAGGAGGCGACCCGCCCCACTGGCCACCTGACGGTGGCAGCTGATGAATCGACCCTTTATCGTTGGCGGTATTGGTTCTTTGATCTGATCGATTACTGGCTCTTTATCCTTCAATCTCTCTTCATCCAGTTCCGGGAAAATGAGACCTCAGCGATCGACCTGTCCAGTCGGAAGCTGCCTGCGCATGAGCGAATTGGACAATGGTTTGGTGCAGAAGGCGGATGGCTGGCAAAGATTGTCCGCCCGGTTGCCAACCATCATTTTTGGATACATACCCGTTCTGCCTTTTTGTCCAACAGTCCGTGA
- a CDS encoding dynamin family protein — MKVQDREQLLTEIARLYAIFEQNSDTERMQKARLFADKLMKQQFIIGFAGHFSSGKSTMINALTGETLLPSSPIPTSANIVTVRRTEEDEAVVRMQENKAIRFSGEYDFQTLKKLARSGDVRQIEIGHADSVLPEGVTVMDTPGVDSTDDAHRLSTESALHVADMVFYVMDYNHVQSELNFTFTRQLQKYTELYLIVNQIDKHRNEELAFDDFRQSVQEAFTAWGVEPAGIYYTSLKQPDAEGNDFPEVQALVHNAMEGWEQEAVPRAELTLKKLKDEHTAYLEEDKQERLDTFAAVLTAEEWEQREEIRQQHQELQKQLAVSSFSDWQRAFEQKRSELLNNANVTPYEVREALTAYMESLQPGFKVGLLFSGSKTEQERTRRREQLDHQLNEAVAKAINPHIRSLMKEQLRSVRLLTDEATLAIEDMNYRVPFDVIEQTIPKSTGATGTTVLNVADKITESIRRWFMQRTDSWKNEQEQAFDQLLADPDENSAKERRFEEKVFAIRTLEEIDDQIALVKRSLNAAQPSEIVQAKRRLETWESELEKSGSQGEEFHPAMLKEQEQPEEQTQQPEQEQLAPVDEENVIRQSLAAAELIQDIRGFSETAQYLQRKAEGLQEREFTVALFGAFSAGKSSFANALLGERVLPVSPNPMTAAINRIRPVTGDTPHETADVHLKTEAMLAADVRRSFEALGQPFTTLEDAYTQAAGILEKQSEEQQVHRSFIAAFQKGYPEFNQQLGDSIRTDRSGFAAYVAEEERSCFVESIDFYFDAPFTRSGVTLVDTPGADSINARHTGVAFDYIKNADAVLFITYYNHAFARADREFLIQLGRVKDAFEMDKMFFIVNAIDLAANDTERQEVITYVRNELQRFGIRFPRLSGVSSLQALEDREASGMAAFELEFHHFLEDELKSVAVRVLHETVENTVSRLGALIRQTESNLSRKEERLQELRELEQQVRSRFRSSPAAPLIREGERELEELLRYVQQRVFYRFGDFFKEAYNPSLFAKRPPREALPAALAELTGMLVFDLQQELRATGLRLMKFAERRLLDRFREDTNRLKELDADFSFTPYEPETGNVPEPGTPFRQTDYSGANRLFRGTKDFFERNGKERVRQSLEEQFVPDTEKFLQDEQQHLRMWLEQWIDREAEGLRHHLLVQSLETIESERTLLNEQEKLDSWKQRYQLLQQERMIKQ, encoded by the coding sequence ATGAAAGTGCAGGACCGAGAACAATTACTGACAGAAATCGCACGGCTATATGCCATTTTTGAACAGAATAGCGACACAGAACGCATGCAAAAGGCACGGCTATTTGCCGATAAACTCATGAAACAGCAATTCATCATCGGGTTCGCCGGTCATTTTTCCTCCGGCAAATCCACCATGATCAATGCCCTCACCGGTGAAACGCTGCTGCCATCGAGTCCGATTCCGACCAGTGCAAACATCGTTACTGTCCGCCGGACGGAAGAGGATGAAGCGGTCGTCCGGATGCAGGAAAACAAAGCCATCCGATTTTCTGGAGAATATGATTTCCAGACACTGAAAAAATTGGCCAGAAGCGGCGACGTCCGGCAGATTGAAATCGGCCATGCTGATTCCGTACTGCCGGAAGGGGTGACAGTGATGGATACCCCTGGTGTGGATTCCACGGATGATGCTCACCGGCTGTCGACTGAGTCGGCTTTGCATGTGGCGGATATGGTATTTTATGTGATGGATTATAACCATGTGCAGTCTGAATTGAATTTCACGTTTACACGGCAGCTTCAGAAGTACACAGAGCTGTATTTGATCGTAAACCAAATTGACAAGCACCGGAACGAGGAACTGGCATTCGACGATTTCCGCCAGTCAGTGCAGGAGGCGTTCACGGCTTGGGGAGTTGAGCCAGCCGGCATTTACTATACTTCCTTAAAACAGCCGGACGCAGAAGGAAATGATTTCCCGGAAGTTCAGGCACTGGTCCATAACGCAATGGAGGGCTGGGAACAGGAAGCTGTGCCGCGTGCTGAATTGACGCTGAAAAAACTCAAAGATGAACATACAGCTTACTTGGAAGAAGACAAACAGGAGAGGCTTGATACATTCGCTGCTGTACTGACAGCTGAGGAATGGGAACAGCGGGAAGAGATCAGGCAACAGCATCAGGAACTGCAAAAACAGCTGGCTGTTTCCAGTTTCAGTGACTGGCAGCGGGCCTTTGAGCAAAAGCGGAGCGAATTGCTGAACAACGCGAACGTTACACCTTATGAAGTGCGGGAAGCGCTGACAGCATATATGGAATCCCTACAACCCGGTTTTAAAGTCGGCCTGCTGTTCAGCGGCAGCAAGACCGAGCAGGAACGGACGCGCCGCAGGGAACAGTTGGATCATCAGCTGAATGAGGCGGTGGCAAAGGCGATTAATCCGCACATTCGCTCATTGATGAAAGAACAGCTCCGCAGCGTGCGGCTCTTAACGGATGAAGCGACGCTCGCAATTGAAGATATGAATTATCGGGTACCGTTTGATGTGATTGAACAGACTATCCCGAAGAGCACTGGAGCAACGGGGACAACCGTACTGAATGTGGCGGATAAAATAACGGAAAGCATCCGCAGATGGTTTATGCAAAGGACCGATTCCTGGAAAAATGAGCAGGAGCAGGCATTCGATCAATTACTTGCGGATCCGGATGAAAACAGCGCAAAAGAACGCCGATTCGAAGAAAAAGTATTCGCCATCCGGACACTGGAAGAAATAGATGACCAAATTGCGTTGGTGAAACGTTCATTAAATGCAGCCCAGCCAAGTGAGATCGTGCAGGCAAAACGCCGGCTGGAAACGTGGGAGAGTGAACTGGAAAAATCCGGCTCACAAGGGGAAGAGTTTCATCCGGCGATGCTGAAAGAGCAGGAACAGCCGGAAGAACAGACGCAACAGCCGGAACAGGAACAGTTGGCACCTGTAGATGAAGAAAATGTCATTCGGCAATCACTCGCTGCAGCGGAACTGATTCAGGATATCCGCGGATTTTCCGAAACAGCCCAATATTTGCAAAGAAAAGCAGAAGGGCTGCAGGAACGGGAATTTACAGTGGCTTTATTCGGCGCATTCAGTGCAGGGAAATCTTCTTTCGCCAATGCCCTGCTCGGTGAACGGGTGCTGCCGGTTTCGCCCAATCCGATGACGGCTGCCATCAACCGGATCCGGCCGGTCACCGGGGATACGCCGCATGAGACAGCCGATGTACATTTAAAGACGGAGGCGATGCTGGCTGCGGACGTCCGGCGCTCTTTTGAAGCTCTTGGCCAGCCGTTTACGACATTGGAAGATGCATATACCCAAGCGGCCGGAATACTGGAGAAGCAATCCGAAGAACAGCAGGTGCACCGGTCTTTCATCGCTGCGTTCCAAAAAGGATATCCCGAATTCAACCAGCAGCTGGGAGACAGCATCCGGACGGACCGGAGCGGATTTGCAGCCTATGTGGCAGAAGAAGAACGCAGTTGCTTTGTTGAATCGATCGACTTCTATTTTGATGCGCCGTTTACTAGAAGCGGTGTGACGCTTGTGGATACGCCGGGTGCCGATTCGATCAATGCAAGACATACAGGGGTAGCGTTCGATTATATCAAGAATGCCGATGCTGTATTGTTCATCACTTATTACAATCATGCATTTGCGCGGGCGGACCGGGAATTTCTCATCCAGCTCGGCCGGGTGAAAGATGCGTTTGAAATGGATAAAATGTTCTTTATCGTCAACGCCATCGATTTGGCAGCGAATGATACCGAACGTCAGGAAGTCATCACATACGTACGGAACGAATTGCAGCGTTTCGGCATCCGGTTCCCTCGGTTATCCGGTGTATCGAGCCTGCAGGCACTGGAAGACAGAGAAGCGTCCGGCATGGCGGCGTTCGAGTTGGAGTTCCATCATTTTCTGGAAGATGAGCTGAAAAGTGTCGCGGTGCGTGTGCTGCATGAGACGGTGGAGAATACGGTCAGTCGTCTGGGAGCATTGATCCGGCAGACGGAATCCAACCTGTCCCGAAAAGAGGAACGCCTGCAGGAACTGCGGGAACTGGAACAGCAGGTCCGGTCCCGATTCCGCTCTTCACCTGCCGCTCCCCTGATCAGAGAAGGGGAGCGGGAACTGGAAGAGCTCCTGCGGTATGTCCAGCAACGGGTATTTTACCGGTTCGGTGACTTTTTTAAAGAAGCGTACAATCCATCATTATTTGCCAAACGCCCGCCGCGGGAAGCGCTGCCTGCGGCACTTGCTGAGCTGACCGGGATGCTGGTATTCGATTTGCAGCAGGAATTGCGGGCGACGGGGCTCCGGCTGATGAAATTCGCAGAACGCAGATTGCTCGACAGGTTTCGGGAAGACACGAACAGACTGAAGGAACTGGACGCTGATTTTTCGTTTACGCCATATGAACCGGAAACCGGAAATGTTCCTGAACCCGGCACGCCTTTCAGGCAAACAGATTATTCAGGGGCAAACCGGCTGTTCCGCGGCACAAAAGATTTTTTTGAACGGAACGGAAAAGAACGGGTGCGTCAGTCACTCGAGGAACAATTCGTGCCGGACACCGAAAAATTCCTGCAGGATGAACAGCAGCATCTGCGTATGTGGCTCGAACAATGGATTGACCGGGAAGCAGAAGGACTCCGTCATCATTTGCTTGTCCAGTCGCTGGAAACCATCGAATCAGAACGCACGCTCTTGAACGAACAGGAAAAGCTCGATAGCTGGAAACAGCGGTATCAGCTGCTGCAACAGGAAAGGATGATCAAGCAATGA
- a CDS encoding ExeA family protein, producing MFESFFEMRATPFSRDIPTAELYESNQLEEILGRLNYAAERQLFAVMTGECGLGKTTAIRRFTDQLDPSRFKLLYLSDSKLTPRHFYKGLLEQLGLESKFYRGDAKRQLHREIELMKGIHKLTPVCVVDEAHLLDREMLEEVRFLLNFRMDAQSPMALIMVGQNELWERLQLQSFAAIRQRIDIQFRLHHLDRAETEQYMNKHLSFSGVGRDIFSESAIDEVFSYSSGASRLINKLATHCLLFAAQNGNRIIDDRMVKKVIEGELA from the coding sequence ATGTTTGAATCGTTCTTTGAGATGCGTGCCACGCCGTTCTCCCGGGACATCCCGACCGCCGAATTGTACGAATCGAATCAGCTGGAAGAAATCCTTGGCCGGCTGAACTATGCCGCAGAACGGCAGCTCTTCGCGGTCATGACCGGTGAATGCGGACTCGGAAAGACCACCGCCATCCGCCGGTTTACGGATCAACTGGATCCTTCGCGCTTTAAGCTGCTTTATCTGTCAGACTCAAAGTTGACGCCCCGGCATTTCTATAAGGGGCTGTTGGAACAATTGGGACTCGAGTCCAAGTTTTATCGGGGCGATGCCAAGCGGCAACTGCATCGCGAAATCGAACTGATGAAAGGCATCCATAAGCTGACGCCCGTCTGTGTGGTGGATGAAGCCCACTTACTCGACCGGGAGATGTTGGAAGAGGTGCGGTTCCTCCTGAACTTCCGCATGGATGCCCAGAGTCCGATGGCGCTGATCATGGTCGGGCAGAACGAACTGTGGGAGCGCCTTCAGCTCCAATCCTTCGCAGCTATCCGCCAGCGGATTGATATCCAATTCCGGCTGCATCATCTTGACCGGGCGGAGACCGAACAGTACATGAACAAACATCTTTCCTTCTCAGGTGTCGGACGGGATATCTTCAGCGAATCCGCGATTGATGAGGTGTTCAGCTATTCGAGTGGTGCGTCGCGCCTCATCAACAAGCTGGCAACGCATTGCCTGTTGTTTGCGGCGCAGAATGGAAATCGCATCATCGACGACCGGATGGTGAAGAAAGTGATCGAGGGAGAACTGGCCTAG
- a CDS encoding b(o/a)3-type cytochrome-c oxidase subunit 1: MKQSFVTESGNVKKGETVDKRDAKLAMAHIYVAMTALLLGGLAGLLQVMVRSGQFELPWGISYYQVLTVHGILLGLILTTFFIFGFQISAVSRTAGTLSDKQRRSGWVGFGVMTLGTAMAATMVLLNEASVLYTFYAPLMAHWVFYLGLAFVVVGSWIGGFAQIARYIQWKRENGKQPGPLLSFMVVVNNLMWVICSLGVAIAVLFQFLPWSLGLVDRIDVLMSRTLFWYFGHPLVYFWLLPAYMIWYTIIPKIIGGKIFSDALARLSFLLFLLFSIPVGFHHQLTEPGIDAFWKFLQVVLTFMVVIPSLMTAFAMFATFESVGRAKGATGLFDFFKKLPWGDVRFLVPFIGMVAFIPAGAGGLINASNQMNQVIHNTIWVTGHFHLTVATTVVLTFFGAMYWLVPHLTGRVLTPQLNRLGIIQGIVWTVGMSIMSGAMHAVGLLGAPRRSNFSTYGGSEQAVEWIPYQIAQAVGGTILFIGIALVLYIFIQLAFFAPKGQQEYPIGEVEENAQTTPMFLENWKMWVTICVALILLAYTVPFIDMFQNGPPGSIGYKLW; the protein is encoded by the coding sequence ATGAAACAAAGTTTTGTGACCGAATCGGGGAATGTAAAAAAAGGAGAAACAGTAGACAAGCGGGATGCGAAACTGGCAATGGCGCATATTTATGTGGCCATGACTGCGCTTCTTCTCGGCGGTTTGGCCGGTCTCCTTCAAGTCATGGTGCGTTCGGGTCAATTTGAATTACCATGGGGTATCAGTTATTATCAGGTACTCACAGTTCATGGCATCCTGCTTGGTCTTATTCTGACCACATTCTTTATTTTCGGATTCCAGATTTCAGCTGTGAGCCGGACGGCCGGTACATTATCTGATAAACAGCGCCGTTCCGGCTGGGTCGGTTTTGGCGTGATGACACTCGGCACAGCAATGGCAGCGACCATGGTGCTCCTGAATGAAGCTTCTGTTCTCTATACATTCTATGCACCGCTCATGGCTCATTGGGTTTTCTATCTCGGGCTGGCTTTCGTTGTGGTCGGCTCCTGGATCGGCGGTTTCGCGCAAATCGCCCGCTACATACAGTGGAAGCGGGAAAACGGCAAACAGCCCGGCCCGCTCCTCAGCTTCATGGTCGTTGTCAATAACCTGATGTGGGTCATCTGCTCTCTTGGTGTTGCCATTGCGGTTCTGTTCCAATTCCTTCCATGGTCACTCGGTCTCGTCGACCGGATCGATGTATTGATGAGCCGCACACTGTTCTGGTACTTCGGCCATCCGCTTGTGTATTTCTGGCTGCTGCCGGCTTATATGATCTGGTACACGATCATTCCGAAAATCATTGGCGGCAAAATATTCTCAGACGCACTTGCGCGGTTGTCGTTCCTGTTATTCCTGCTGTTTTCGATTCCGGTCGGCTTCCATCATCAGCTGACTGAACCGGGGATCGATGCATTTTGGAAATTCCTGCAGGTTGTGCTGACGTTCATGGTCGTCATTCCTTCTCTGATGACCGCATTCGCGATGTTTGCGACATTTGAATCGGTCGGCCGGGCAAAAGGCGCGACGGGCCTGTTCGATTTCTTCAAGAAACTGCCGTGGGGAGATGTCCGCTTCCTCGTACCGTTTATCGGTATGGTGGCGTTCATTCCTGCCGGTGCCGGCGGCCTCATCAACGCTTCCAACCAGATGAACCAGGTCATTCACAACACCATCTGGGTAACTGGACATTTCCATCTGACTGTTGCCACCACTGTTGTACTGACGTTCTTCGGTGCGATGTACTGGCTCGTTCCGCATTTGACCGGCCGGGTGCTGACGCCGCAATTGAACCGTCTCGGCATTATTCAAGGGATCGTGTGGACAGTCGGCATGAGTATCATGTCCGGTGCGATGCACGCCGTCGGATTGCTCGGTGCTCCCCGCCGTTCGAATTTCTCAACATATGGCGGCTCAGAGCAGGCAGTTGAATGGATTCCGTATCAAATCGCCCAGGCGGTCGGCGGAACGATTCTGTTCATCGGCATTGCGCTCGTTCTCTATATCTTCATCCAGCTCGCTTTCTTCGCGCCTAAGGGTCAACAGGAATACCCGATCGGCGAGGTCGAGGAAAACGCCCAAACAACACCGATGTTCCTCGAGAACTGGAAAATGTGGGTGACCATTTGTGTAGCCTTGATTCTCTTGGCATACACAGTGCCATTCATCGACATGTTCCAGAACGGACCGCCGGGATCCATCGGCTATAAACTTTGGTAA
- a CDS encoding cytochrome c oxidase subunit II — protein MHIHKYEKWWLTFGITCLVVFLTVLGISAFHAGAHPPSAQVYINQEHVDEIAPFDNPGVHKVEGKEWDYEVVVVASAFMFSPMEYEVPLGSKVKFIATTKDVVHGFQIAGTNINMMLEPGYVSEFVTIVDKPGEYLVLCNEYCGVGHTAMASKLKVVDSNAES, from the coding sequence ATGCATATTCATAAATATGAAAAATGGTGGCTGACATTCGGCATCACCTGCCTGGTCGTCTTCCTGACCGTACTCGGGATCAGTGCCTTCCACGCCGGTGCACATCCGCCGAGCGCACAGGTATACATTAATCAGGAACACGTCGACGAGATTGCGCCTTTCGATAATCCGGGCGTCCACAAAGTCGAAGGAAAAGAATGGGATTATGAAGTGGTGGTTGTCGCTTCCGCATTCATGTTCAGCCCGATGGAATACGAAGTGCCGCTCGGATCGAAAGTGAAATTCATTGCGACCACAAAAGATGTCGTCCATGGATTTCAGATTGCCGGGACCAACATTAATATGATGCTCGAGCCGGGATATGTCTCTGAATTCGTGACGATTGTCGATAAGCCCGGTGAATACTTGGTTCTTTGCAATGAATACTGCGGTGTCGGCCACACAGCCATGGCTTCCAAACTGAAAGTGGTGGATTCGAATGCAGAAAGTTAA
- a CDS encoding sulfurtransferase produces the protein MKVITDTFDHEQVKWIDTRFELGIPEAGRTMYEQEHIEGAVYWDLERDMSDMSSPNGRHPMPAEHALTQLIQQSGLHPEDHIVIYDQGGSPFAARAWWLLKYAGFENVFISKYGFKELKQEGLPTATDPAVPSPSSTEPAFNREIFASREDVQRIVAGEEAATLVDARSGERYRGENEPIDPVAGHIPGARNFDWTQLVHDGRFIENADFTGLLLPQEEAVVYCGSGVTAAVLSAMLAETGHENVRLYAGSFSDWISDESNPVEFIRPDHPEAADDATKALLGRLIAEGYTGEMLMKKFEYEKSLLEEEGEQS, from the coding sequence ATGAAAGTCATAACAGATACGTTCGATCATGAACAGGTAAAGTGGATTGACACCCGATTTGAATTGGGGATCCCTGAAGCAGGGAGAACCATGTACGAACAGGAACATATCGAGGGAGCGGTTTATTGGGACCTGGAACGGGATATGTCTGATATGTCTTCCCCCAATGGCCGGCATCCGATGCCTGCTGAACATGCGCTGACACAGCTTATTCAACAGAGCGGGCTGCACCCGGAAGATCATATTGTCATTTATGACCAGGGCGGTTCTCCGTTTGCCGCGCGGGCCTGGTGGTTGTTGAAGTACGCGGGCTTCGAAAATGTGTTTATCAGTAAGTATGGATTCAAGGAACTGAAACAGGAAGGGCTGCCGACTGCGACAGACCCTGCTGTGCCAAGCCCGTCTTCGACTGAGCCGGCATTCAATAGAGAGATTTTTGCCAGCAGGGAAGACGTACAGAGAATAGTGGCAGGTGAAGAGGCGGCAACCTTGGTGGATGCGCGGTCCGGTGAACGCTATCGGGGGGAGAATGAACCCATTGATCCAGTGGCAGGCCATATTCCGGGTGCCAGGAACTTCGATTGGACTCAGCTTGTGCACGATGGCCGGTTTATTGAAAACGCCGACTTTACCGGATTGCTGCTGCCTCAGGAAGAAGCAGTTGTTTACTGCGGCAGCGGAGTGACAGCGGCTGTACTGTCAGCCATGCTGGCTGAAACCGGTCACGAAAACGTGCGGTTATATGCAGGAAGTTTCTCCGACTGGATTTCAGACGAATCCAATCCGGTCGAATTTATACGGCCCGATCACCCGGAAGCTGCTGATGATGCAACCAAGGCGCTGTTGGGCAGGCTCATCGCAGAAGGTTACACGGGAGAGATGCTGATGAAGAAATTTGAATATGAAAAGTCTCTGCTTGAAGAAGAAGGAGAACAATCCTGA
- a CDS encoding cytochrome c oxidase subunit 2A, producing the protein MAKQKKHQQHEEEEEKLNGTLAAVMVLGFFLIASWVFVFDLFLSRF; encoded by the coding sequence GTGGCCAAGCAAAAAAAACATCAGCAGCATGAAGAAGAAGAGGAAAAATTGAACGGCACACTCGCTGCTGTCATGGTTCTCGGCTTTTTCCTGATTGCTTCCTGGGTATTCGTATTTGATTTGTTTTTAAGCCGCTTTTAA